A window of Candidatus Sulfotelmatobacter sp. genomic DNA:
GCAGCGGCTCGATCCGGCCACGGCCAACATCCCGCCCAAGGCCGACTGGACCGCGCCCGATCGCATTCCGCCGAACTGCTACCTGATGTTCGGCGACAACCGCAACAACTCGGAAGACTCGCACATCTGGGGCTTCGCCCAGGACGCGGGCACGTTCGCCAGCGGCCCGCTCGCCGGGCACAAGGCCTCGTTCACCGGCCGCGCGTTCCTGATCTTCTTCCCCTTCAACCGGTTCCGGATTCTGCATTAGTGGGTTGCGCATAGCGCAACCCGTCGCGTTCGGGCTTCGCCCGAGCCGCCTAGGCGTCGAGGTCCAAATGGCGAAGGGTGTGCGCGTGGTGAAGGCGCGCACCGCCGTCTCGTTGTCCGCGCAGCTCGTTTTGCTGGCGCTGATCGCGACCGCGTTCTTCTTGCGAACGCCGCAAGTCGACGGACTCTCGATGGAACCGCGCGTCCGCGCGGGCGAGTTCGTGCTCATCAACACGCTGGCATATCGCTTCGGCCCGGTGCGGCGCGGCGACGTGGTGGCGTTCCGCCACGACGCACCCAACCCCGAGACGTACATCAAGCGCGTCGTCGGGCTGCCGGGCGAGCGGGTCGAGGTCCGGCAAGGCGTCGTGCTCGTCGACGGCGTCGCGCTGGCTGAACCCTACGTGCGCTTTCCGGATCACCGCAGCGCGCCGGCGGTCGTCGTGCCCCCCGGCGCCTATTACGTGCTCGGCGACAACCGGGCCGACAGCGACGACTCCCGCAACTGGGGCGTCCTGCACGCCGGCGACATCGTCGGCAAAGCCGTGGTCGGCATCTGGCCGCCGCGGCGCATCTGATGCCCAGCGGCGGCGGCGTCCAGGACGCCCAGATCCAGTGGTATCCGGGCCACATGGCCGCGGCGATGCGCAAGCTCGCCGAGCGGCTGAAGATCGTCGACGTCGTCATCGAGGTCGTCGACGCGCGGCTGCCCCGCTCGAGCGCGAACCCGGCCCTCGACCAGCTGGCCGCGCGCAAACGGCGCATCCTCGTGCTGGGCTGCGAGGACCTCGCCGACCCGCACGCGACGCGGGAATGGGTGGCGTGGTACGCGGCGCACGACCGGCTGGCGATCCCGGTCAACGGGAAGGACCCGACCTCGGTCCGGCGCCTGCAAGCTCCGCTGGCCGAGACGGTCGCGACCAAGGGCACGACGCGGGCCATCGTGGTCGGCATCCCGAACACCGGCAA
This region includes:
- the lepB gene encoding signal peptidase I, whose protein sequence is MKARTAVSLSAQLVLLALIATAFFLRTPQVDGLSMEPRVRAGEFVLINTLAYRFGPVRRGDVVAFRHDAPNPETYIKRVVGLPGERVEVRQGVVLVDGVALAEPYVRFPDHRSAPAVVVPPGAYYVLGDNRADSDDSRNWGVLHAGDIVGKAVVGIWPPRRI